The nucleotide window GCGGGTACGGTCGGCCTCGAGATCGTCGAAGACGCGGAGGCGATCGACACGGTGGTGGTTCCGGTCGGGGGTGGAGGCTTGATGGGCGGCGTCACCTCGGCGGTGAAGGGACTGCGACCGGGCGTGCGCCTGGTCGCGGTGGAGCTCGAGGAGGGTCCGGGTCTCACGAAGGCGCTGGCGGCGGGCAAGCCGATCCCGGTGTCGCGGCCGGCCAACACGCTGGCCGATGGAATGACGCCGCCGTTCGTCGGCGCGCTGCCGCTCGATATCGCCCGTGAAGCGGTGGACGAGATCGTCACCGTGACGGAAGACGAAATCATCCAGGCGATGCAGTTGCTGATCACCCGAGCCAAGCTCTACGTCGAAGGCTCGGGAGCCGCGGCCACCGCGGCGCTGTTGACCGGGAAAGTCGCTCCCCGACACAACCGGCCGGTCGTAGCGGTCGTTTCCGGAGGCAACATCGACCCGGAACGACTGTCGGCAGTATTCGCGCCGGATGAATGAAAGGTCGTGCCATGAATGCCACGCGCGGCTGTGCGTTCCTAGTGGTCCTCGTGCTGGCGGTTTCCCGATCTGCGGTCGCAGACGAATTCGATGACTTCCGGATCCCCGAACACTCGCGCCACGACTGGCGACTCGACATCGGGCTCAATGGCGACCGCGTGGAGCAAAACGAGCCCGATCGATTGAGCCGCAATATCAGCGGTCTCTCGTCGATGTCGTACCGATGGCTCTCCGATTCCGAACCTGCGTACACTGCGGCGATCATCCAGCTGATCGGCGAGGGAACCGGCAGCTGGACTCACACCCACTCGGTACCGCCGTTCGCGGTGAACTCGGCCGACAGGGAGGTTCGTTACGTCGCTGAGCGCTGGCGCCTCAGCGCCTTCACTCGCCGTTATCCATGGAACATGCCGCTGGGCTTCTCCCTGGGCGCCTCGGTCGATGGCTACTATCAACAAAGCTGGCAGGACAATCGTTCGGATATCACGTTCAATTCCGGGGGCGTCGCCTTCCGAAGCATCGACCAGTCGAGCACCGAGGCCTGGTCTCCGATGCACTCCTCCCACATCGATCTCACGGTCGGATGGGGCCGCGTGAGGGATGCCAGCGGCGTCTACGAAGCGCGCCTTCTCGAACATCGCCTGCTCGGCACGGGCGGGCTCACCCGCCCGCTCTCCGAGGCGGCTCGCCGGCGTCTGGCGGCACTGCTCACCGTCCGGGTTTCTTACGATGACGTTCACGACCGTGCGGCCAAGAGCCTTTGGCGTCAGGTAACGGCGATCCTGGAGCAGGACGGGGCGCTGGGCGAGACGGACCTCGATCCCTCCGCGGTCCTGCGCGTGGGAGAGCCCCACACCGGCAGCGGACTTCGGCCCGACGCCCTGCCGCGGACCCCGTTCTTGAGGAACGTGGGTTACTTCATTGGCCCAACGATCATCGATAGTCACGCCAAGCAGGTCATGCACACCGACTACTCGAGCTCCTTCCAGAGAATGGAAGACGATTCGGTGGTTGCGAGCGGGTCCTCTCAAGATTCTCAGCGTGATGAGTATGTCTTCGACGACACCTTCGCCGGTGTCGTGGCGGAGGCACATCGGCCGATCGGACTTCGCTGGCAGACCAACCTCGAGGGTCGGTTCCTGATCCCGCTGCGCGAGACCTCATCAAACGGAAACAGGCTGCAGGGGGTAGCGAGCTTGAGCTGGATGGTCTCGGATCGCTGGGAGATCTCCGGCTCGGGTGTTTACCAGCGGTCCGAAGCAGGCAATGGTGAGAAGGCCCAACCTGAAAGCTCGCAGTGGCTCTACCGTCTCCAAGGAACG belongs to Candidatus Eisenbacteria bacterium and includes:
- a CDS encoding pyridoxal-phosphate dependent enzyme — encoded protein: AGTVGLEIVEDAEAIDTVVVPVGGGGLMGGVTSAVKGLRPGVRLVAVELEEGPGLTKALAAGKPIPVSRPANTLADGMTPPFVGALPLDIAREAVDEIVTVTEDEIIQAMQLLITRAKLYVEGSGAAATAALLTGKVAPRHNRPVVAVVSGGNIDPERLSAVFAPDE